The following are encoded in a window of Telmatobacter sp. DSM 110680 genomic DNA:
- a CDS encoding tetratricopeptide repeat protein, translating to MVKRPVAKFAVLALAGVSGFTATAAYAVCNGPAELLAKIKAHPTTDNAVVLGSWYASHKQFDCAVATFRAAVKSDSGSAQLHYLTGLAYVDGNHTADALPELQKAVQLDPQVIKPHLMLAFVLDQEGKRQEAEEQWHQALAIDPASTTALEGLSQDLLDRNAFIDVVILLRNAPHTEKLTIDLARALGNLNMLDDARDVLTEALSARPASLPLSRALIVVLVKQLRYQDAINLAQHIVEANPGNQEAELQLFRILVLTNHINAARPIGPKLLAKRPHDAEVLYLNGIVLRALGDYPGAKSLLEQSVSIDPSLPNSHYELGMVLVFLKDWAPARQELEKSIAMGAKEAQAHYQLALALRGLGESEQAKKEIQIYQEQKSSDESQLEASMKAAQADDELKNDKLQDALSHYKEAVAAQPSNANFKYKLALALHKAGDSNSERAQLEQAIQLDPNLAGAQNELGYLLSRSGDSAGALQHFQAAVHAAPSYLDAWINLAAEFAIAGQFPEARDAIAMALRLDPENEQAKKLNDRLSRESAAHQSQP from the coding sequence GTGGTTAAGCGGCCGGTGGCGAAGTTTGCAGTTTTAGCTCTGGCCGGCGTTTCGGGCTTCACGGCCACCGCCGCGTATGCCGTCTGCAACGGTCCTGCAGAATTGCTCGCCAAGATCAAAGCCCATCCCACCACCGACAATGCCGTTGTCCTCGGCAGCTGGTACGCCAGCCACAAGCAGTTTGACTGCGCCGTAGCGACATTTCGTGCCGCCGTGAAGTCAGATTCTGGGTCAGCGCAGCTGCATTACCTTACCGGCCTCGCCTACGTCGATGGCAACCATACCGCCGACGCTCTCCCTGAACTTCAAAAAGCCGTGCAACTTGATCCACAAGTCATCAAGCCTCACCTGATGCTCGCTTTTGTCCTCGACCAGGAAGGAAAGCGGCAGGAGGCCGAAGAACAGTGGCATCAAGCGCTCGCCATTGATCCGGCGTCGACTACTGCGCTTGAAGGTCTCAGTCAGGACCTGCTTGATCGCAATGCATTCATCGACGTGGTGATTCTGCTGCGCAATGCTCCGCACACTGAGAAACTCACAATCGACCTCGCACGGGCTCTTGGAAATCTGAACATGCTTGACGATGCCCGCGACGTCTTGACCGAAGCGCTGAGCGCGCGCCCAGCTTCTCTGCCACTCTCAAGAGCTCTTATCGTTGTTTTGGTCAAGCAGCTTCGTTATCAGGACGCGATCAACCTCGCTCAGCATATCGTTGAGGCCAACCCCGGCAATCAGGAAGCCGAGCTGCAGCTTTTCCGGATTCTTGTCCTCACCAATCACATAAATGCGGCACGTCCTATCGGTCCAAAGCTCCTCGCAAAGCGTCCGCATGACGCTGAAGTCCTTTATCTCAATGGAATTGTTCTTCGCGCATTAGGTGATTATCCCGGAGCCAAATCTCTCCTCGAGCAATCCGTATCGATTGATCCGAGTCTTCCCAACTCCCACTACGAACTCGGCATGGTCCTGGTATTCCTAAAGGATTGGGCTCCCGCGCGCCAGGAACTCGAAAAGTCCATCGCTATGGGGGCAAAAGAGGCGCAAGCTCATTATCAGCTCGCGCTCGCTCTCCGCGGTCTTGGTGAATCCGAACAGGCAAAGAAAGAGATCCAGATTTACCAGGAGCAGAAATCAAGCGACGAGTCCCAGCTTGAAGCATCGATGAAAGCCGCTCAGGCAGACGACGAGTTAAAGAACGACAAGCTCCAAGACGCGCTCAGTCACTATAAGGAAGCTGTAGCGGCGCAACCCAGCAATGCCAATTTCAAGTACAAGTTGGCACTAGCGCTCCATAAAGCCGGCGACTCGAATAGCGAGCGCGCCCAGCTTGAACAGGCGATCCAATTGGACCCGAACCTGGCCGGCGCACAGAATGAACTCGGCTACCTGCTTTCACGCAGTGGAGATTCCGCCGGCGCCCTTCAGCATTTTCAGGCGGCAGTGCATGCCGCGCCAAGTTATCTCGATGCCTGGATCAATCTTGCGGCAGAGTTCGCAATAGCTGGACAATTCCCTGAGGCACGCGATGCCATTGCCATGGCACTGCGGCTTGATCCGGAGAACGAGCAGGCAAAGAAGCTGAATGATCGCCTGTCCCGCGAATCAGCTGCGCATCAATCTCAGCCGTGA
- a CDS encoding magnesium chelatase has translation MPGHPLPHTLGELRSTNQFSEARLKSRNVKDELRSNLIVRLQAHETLFPGIVGFEDTVVPQIVNAVLSRQNFILLGLRGQAKSRILRALTALLDEYMPCIAGCEIRDNPYNPLCKRCRDLIAERGDSTPIAWIGRSDRYVEKLATPDVTVADLIGDLDPIKAARGGEDLSSELTMHYGLLPRANRGIFAINELPDLAGKIQVALFNIMQEGDVQIKGYPVRLALDVALVFSANPEDYTARGKIVTPLKDRIGSEIRTHYPETIEEGIAITAQEAWSERGAAPIEIPAYVRAVVEQVAFTARDDKRVDKRSGVSQRLPISTMELVVSNAERRALVNGEKLAVPRISDIYAALPGITGKLELEYEGEMRGADTVVRELIRTAVGKIYDRYFSETNTQQIEQWFNLGGTVKLDDNQSSTAALADLKKIQGLFEKLSPLQVKVSDDPSRAVAGAEFLLEGLVSHRKLSRSEERGFAAPEKSKRKEDRDIEVEFDDWQRARRSGRGGGLN, from the coding sequence ATGCCAGGTCACCCTCTTCCCCATACCCTAGGGGAACTGCGCAGCACCAACCAGTTTTCCGAAGCTCGCCTAAAGTCCCGCAATGTTAAAGATGAACTGCGCTCGAACCTCATCGTCCGGCTGCAGGCGCATGAGACGCTCTTTCCCGGCATCGTCGGCTTTGAAGACACGGTGGTCCCGCAGATCGTCAACGCTGTGCTTTCCCGGCAGAACTTCATCCTGCTCGGCCTGCGCGGTCAGGCCAAGAGCCGCATCCTCCGTGCCCTGACTGCGCTGCTCGACGAATACATGCCCTGCATTGCCGGTTGCGAAATCCGCGACAACCCCTACAATCCGCTCTGCAAGCGCTGCCGCGACCTCATCGCCGAACGTGGCGACTCAACGCCAATCGCGTGGATCGGCCGCAGCGATCGCTATGTTGAAAAGCTGGCCACGCCCGACGTCACCGTTGCAGACCTCATCGGCGATCTCGACCCCATCAAGGCGGCCCGCGGCGGCGAAGATCTTTCCAGCGAACTGACCATGCACTACGGCCTGCTGCCCCGCGCCAACCGCGGCATCTTCGCCATCAACGAACTGCCCGACCTCGCCGGAAAAATCCAGGTGGCCCTCTTCAACATCATGCAGGAAGGCGACGTGCAGATTAAGGGCTACCCCGTCCGCCTCGCTCTCGACGTCGCCCTCGTCTTCAGCGCCAACCCCGAGGACTATACCGCCCGCGGCAAAATCGTGACTCCGCTCAAAGACCGCATCGGCTCCGAGATTCGCACCCATTATCCGGAAACCATCGAAGAGGGCATCGCCATCACCGCCCAGGAAGCATGGTCCGAGCGCGGAGCCGCACCCATCGAAATTCCCGCGTATGTCCGCGCCGTCGTGGAACAGGTCGCCTTCACGGCGCGCGACGACAAGCGCGTCGACAAGCGCAGTGGCGTAAGTCAGCGCCTCCCCATTTCCACCATGGAACTGGTTGTGTCCAATGCCGAACGACGCGCCCTCGTGAACGGAGAGAAACTCGCCGTCCCGCGCATCAGCGACATCTACGCCGCGCTGCCCGGTATCACCGGCAAGCTCGAACTTGAATATGAAGGCGAGATGCGCGGCGCTGATACCGTCGTCCGCGAACTTATCCGCACCGCAGTCGGAAAGATTTACGATCGCTACTTCTCCGAAACCAACACTCAGCAGATCGAGCAGTGGTTCAACCTTGGCGGAACCGTCAAGCTCGATGACAACCAATCCAGCACCGCAGCACTAGCAGATTTGAAAAAGATCCAAGGCCTTTTTGAAAAACTCTCTCCGCTCCAAGTCAAGGTCTCTGACGATCCTTCCAGGGCCGTCGCTGGAGCAGAGTTCCTTCTCGAAGGCCTCGTTTCGCACCGCAAGTTGAGCCGCAGCGAAGAACGCGGATTTGCGGCTCCCGAAAAATCGAAGCGCAAGGAAGACCGTGACATTGAAGTCGAATTCGACGATTGGCAGCGCGCCCGCCGATCAGGCCGCGGTGGAGGCTTGAACTAG
- a CDS encoding carboxypeptidase regulatory-like domain-containing protein — translation MFTNQTKTSKSSSMSKWFGRIPWLVIPVLLLSFSIANAQQLTATLSGITADQTEARVPGAKVVVTNESTGDVRETKSDGQGFFSVTALIPGTYKVTITAKSFATWEENSILLNQGDSRTIPNIHLKIGSEATAVTVISGADAEIPVDTAEVSATLNNELVDSATLTGRNAAELIKMMPGVTFNNGGNAGSGYNSQVTGTNNGPAGSFSANGTQPYGSTDVYLDGANLIDPGNAGTQVANINQDMTDSVKYLSASYGAEYAKGPAVLQAFSKSGGQKFHGEGYLYARNTGIGYANDWYNKASQIAAADAPGALPSVIAKKNTLTPQSFYYIGGNVGGPVFFPHFNHNRDKLFFWAGYEYMDQHPYNAPVNMNVPTADQRKGDYRNTGIDPHVLSTYSPTYTLPCSNTGAWDEGCSDKTISPWNVAGQDYSNLSPYFDPNGVILDNLNPAPNATPGATNGWNNYTFSPTTPQNRWEVTGKVTYAFNDNNKLWGSYTLQEETDSHPLSIWWAPTWTIPYPSEPIGKETAHVYLANYTHVFSATTTNEVVFAYSEFINDNSLSNVSASSRSKLGFPAQSLFGTPKTDQIPNSTGGWNSGLTEINEFDFNSGIYGKGTFGKTSKAPSIADTFTKIIRTHSVKAGFYWDTQANLQANGSPINGNYDFENWGYTTTQNMTLDRLMGRVENYSENNTDVVPDITWHQWSLWAQDSWKASRKLTLNIGLRADHVGQWYDTLGGTQVWDPASYVNTANPPANTGILWNKLNSKIPASGWKSQLFLYNPRLGFAYDVMGTGRTVVRAGFGTYRYQVSSNDASGAMNGPLGSFGYGSSNVGVNGFYGYNIQGGLICMHPDPGGLAGSCSGPTAVTKQLPVPQGLNQVGADIHVDKEGDNKVPYADTFSFGVAQALPGHTVMEVSYVGSASRNQLLNGSNGHIEDANTVPFGAFFTPDPKSGTYWNTSPIAANCVSPCAGANTNDWRPLNNYGHVFIQTHGGYANYNSLQVSAQKQSGNLYMFTNFTFGKVLGTRDGSTSNGNGNGPVVNPFNLDANYGPLEYDHTKVYNLSLSYKLPKPIHNNWALGELINGWQLSNYTTYQDGAPYQTTSPNMNMTYQQYQCSGPSDPTPGCAGKSAGSTTAQPTVITMPIPATAEGGNTTTSIGTTTWFGSNQYENGIQPLVVCDPRKNLLKGQYFNPNCFAAPLPPTATSVGQNGQTIWPYIRTPHYFGSDLAIFKAFRVTDAQRVEVRISATNFLNHPNAQFGLAGNADNQLVFNGVSTGSALTYNSNSATSGIPQNKVGYRWMQFAAKYYF, via the coding sequence ATGTTTACAAACCAAACAAAGACATCGAAGAGTTCATCGATGTCGAAATGGTTTGGGCGAATCCCATGGCTGGTCATTCCAGTCTTGCTTTTGTCCTTTTCCATCGCAAATGCACAGCAACTGACCGCCACGTTGAGCGGCATCACCGCCGACCAGACGGAAGCCCGCGTACCTGGGGCCAAGGTTGTTGTAACTAACGAGTCCACGGGCGACGTCCGTGAAACCAAATCTGACGGCCAGGGCTTCTTCTCAGTTACGGCGTTGATCCCCGGCACGTATAAGGTCACGATCACGGCGAAAAGCTTCGCAACATGGGAAGAAAACAGCATCCTGCTCAACCAGGGTGATAGCCGCACGATTCCTAACATTCACCTCAAGATCGGATCTGAGGCGACCGCGGTTACGGTCATTTCCGGCGCCGATGCTGAAATTCCGGTAGATACCGCCGAAGTCAGCGCCACCCTGAACAACGAACTGGTTGATTCCGCCACACTGACGGGACGCAACGCGGCCGAACTCATCAAGATGATGCCTGGCGTCACCTTCAACAACGGCGGCAACGCGGGTTCTGGATACAACAGCCAAGTCACCGGCACCAACAACGGCCCCGCCGGCAGCTTTTCCGCCAACGGCACGCAGCCCTACGGTTCGACAGACGTATATCTTGATGGCGCCAATCTTATCGATCCAGGCAACGCTGGAACGCAGGTCGCCAACATCAACCAGGATATGACGGACAGCGTCAAGTATCTGTCCGCTTCCTATGGCGCCGAATACGCGAAGGGCCCGGCAGTTCTGCAGGCCTTCTCAAAGAGCGGCGGTCAGAAGTTCCACGGCGAAGGCTATCTCTATGCCCGCAATACCGGCATCGGCTACGCCAATGACTGGTACAACAAAGCAAGCCAGATCGCAGCGGCCGATGCGCCGGGTGCTCTGCCATCGGTAATCGCTAAGAAGAACACCCTTACGCCGCAAAGCTTCTACTACATCGGCGGCAACGTAGGCGGTCCGGTCTTCTTCCCGCACTTCAACCACAACCGTGACAAGCTCTTCTTCTGGGCTGGTTACGAGTACATGGACCAGCACCCCTACAACGCGCCCGTCAACATGAACGTTCCGACGGCCGACCAGCGCAAGGGCGACTATCGCAACACCGGTATCGACCCCCACGTACTCAGCACCTATTCGCCCACCTACACCCTTCCCTGCAGCAACACCGGAGCATGGGATGAAGGCTGCTCGGACAAGACGATTTCACCGTGGAACGTTGCTGGCCAGGATTACAGTAACCTGTCGCCTTACTTCGACCCCAATGGAGTCATCCTCGACAACCTCAATCCGGCTCCGAATGCGACTCCGGGCGCAACCAATGGTTGGAACAACTACACGTTTTCGCCGACCACGCCTCAGAATCGCTGGGAAGTTACCGGCAAAGTCACCTATGCCTTCAACGACAACAACAAGTTGTGGGGTTCCTACACACTGCAGGAGGAGACCGACTCGCATCCTCTCTCCATCTGGTGGGCTCCTACCTGGACGATTCCGTATCCTTCTGAACCAATCGGCAAGGAAACGGCACACGTTTACCTGGCAAACTACACTCACGTGTTTAGCGCCACGACAACGAACGAAGTCGTGTTTGCTTACTCGGAATTCATCAACGACAACAGCCTGAGCAATGTGAGTGCATCGAGCCGCAGCAAGCTTGGATTCCCGGCCCAGAGCCTCTTCGGGACGCCCAAGACTGATCAGATTCCGAACTCGACGGGCGGATGGAATTCCGGCCTCACCGAGATCAACGAATTTGATTTCAACAGCGGCATCTACGGCAAGGGCACCTTCGGCAAAACGTCAAAGGCTCCCTCGATCGCCGACACCTTTACCAAGATCATCAGAACTCACTCGGTGAAGGCAGGCTTCTACTGGGATACGCAGGCAAACCTCCAGGCCAACGGCAGCCCCATCAACGGCAACTATGATTTCGAAAATTGGGGCTATACGACAACGCAGAACATGACGCTTGACCGCCTGATGGGACGCGTCGAAAACTACAGCGAGAACAACACGGACGTGGTCCCGGACATCACGTGGCACCAGTGGTCGCTCTGGGCCCAGGATTCCTGGAAGGCGTCGCGGAAGTTGACGCTTAACATCGGCCTTCGCGCCGACCACGTTGGTCAGTGGTACGACACGCTCGGTGGAACTCAGGTTTGGGATCCGGCAAGCTATGTCAACACTGCTAACCCACCAGCAAACACCGGCATCCTCTGGAACAAGCTCAACTCGAAGATTCCGGCTTCCGGCTGGAAGAGTCAGTTGTTCCTATATAACCCCCGCCTTGGCTTCGCCTACGACGTCATGGGCACGGGCCGGACTGTGGTTCGTGCAGGCTTCGGCACCTACCGCTATCAGGTCTCATCCAACGACGCCAGCGGCGCAATGAATGGCCCTCTTGGCTCTTTCGGCTACGGCTCCAGCAACGTCGGAGTCAACGGCTTCTACGGCTATAACATCCAGGGTGGCCTCATTTGTATGCACCCGGATCCAGGTGGTCTGGCAGGAAGCTGCTCAGGTCCCACTGCTGTGACCAAACAACTTCCTGTACCTCAGGGTCTGAACCAGGTTGGCGCAGACATCCACGTTGATAAGGAAGGCGACAACAAGGTCCCCTATGCGGATACTTTCAGCTTCGGCGTAGCCCAGGCATTGCCTGGTCACACCGTAATGGAAGTGTCATACGTTGGCAGCGCGAGCCGCAACCAACTCCTCAACGGCAGCAATGGCCACATTGAGGACGCGAACACGGTTCCATTCGGCGCCTTCTTTACGCCGGATCCAAAGTCGGGCACCTACTGGAATACCTCCCCGATCGCGGCGAACTGCGTATCACCTTGCGCCGGAGCGAACACCAACGACTGGCGTCCGCTGAACAACTACGGCCACGTGTTCATTCAGACACACGGCGGATATGCCAACTACAACTCACTGCAGGTCTCCGCACAGAAACAGTCCGGCAACCTGTACATGTTCACCAACTTCACCTTTGGTAAGGTCCTCGGTACCCGCGACGGCTCCACATCAAATGGAAACGGCAACGGTCCCGTGGTCAATCCGTTCAATCTCGACGCCAACTATGGACCGCTGGAGTATGACCACACCAAGGTCTACAACCTGTCGCTCAGCTACAAGTTGCCCAAGCCCATTCACAACAACTGGGCACTGGGTGAGTTGATTAACGGCTGGCAGCTCTCCAACTACACGACGTATCAGGACGGTGCACCTTACCAGACCACGTCGCCGAACATGAACATGACCTACCAGCAGTACCAATGCTCTGGCCCGAGTGATCCAACACCAGGATGCGCCGGGAAGAGCGCTGGTTCGACTACGGCGCAACCCACGGTCATCACTATGCCGATTCCGGCTACGGCAGAGGGCGGCAATACCACCACCTCTATCGGTACCACGACGTGGTTCGGAAGCAATCAGTATGAAAATGGCATTCAGCCGCTGGTTGTTTGCGACCCCCGTAAAAACCTGCTCAAGGGTCAGTACTTCAATCCCAACTGCTTTGCAGCGCCACTGCCGCCAACAGCAACGTCGGTCGGACAAAATGGCCAAACCATTTGGCCCTACATCCGCACGCCGCATTACTTTGGCAGCGATCTGGCGATCTTCAAGGCGTTCCGTGTAACGGATGCACAGCGCGTCGAAGTTCGTATTTCGGCGACTAACTTCCTTAACCACCCGAACGCGCAGTTCGGACTTGCCGGCAATGCTGATAACCAACTTGTGTTCAACGGCGTCAGCACCGGTTCGGCCCTCACCTACAACTCGAACTCTGCAACAAGCGGCATCCCACAGAACAAGGTTGGATATCGCTGGATGCAGTTTGCGGCGAAGTACTACTTCTGA
- a CDS encoding VWA domain-containing protein, which translates to MKRVRYTKFTGDLASEMDIEDLLKALSDYLLDSGFRDPYLRFQDMDHTLDDLREALRQLLESGDMFDDRIRQQLEQMGERGKIDELIDKLIQRMEQENYISYSQNMSPTQMSKMMGEAGNIQGEVKFEVTDKSLDFLGFKTLRDLLGSLGKSNFGRHDTRHWATGIEAHGASQRYEFGDTLNLDTTTTLKSAISREGIGLPLNLEYDDLHVHQCEYQSSCATVVMLDCSHSMILYGEDRFTPAKKVAMALSHLIRTQYPGDSLSLVLFHDSAEELPVSQLARVKVGPYYTNTREGLRVAQRILARQRKDMKQIVMITDGKPSALTLPDGRIYKNAYGLDPLVVSETLEEVARCKRSNIMINTFMLASDLGLVQFVHKVSEMCRGKAYFTTPDTLGEYLLMDYMNRKSKTVH; encoded by the coding sequence ATGAAGCGCGTTCGCTACACCAAATTCACCGGCGACCTGGCCTCCGAGATGGATATCGAAGACCTACTTAAGGCACTCTCCGATTACCTCCTCGACTCGGGCTTCCGCGATCCCTATCTGCGCTTTCAGGACATGGACCACACTCTCGACGACTTGCGCGAAGCCTTGCGTCAGCTCCTCGAATCCGGCGATATGTTTGACGACCGCATTCGCCAGCAGCTTGAACAAATGGGCGAGCGGGGCAAAATCGATGAGCTCATCGACAAGCTCATCCAGCGCATGGAGCAGGAAAACTATATCTCCTACTCGCAAAACATGAGCCCCACACAGATGTCGAAAATGATGGGCGAAGCTGGAAACATCCAGGGCGAAGTCAAATTCGAAGTCACCGACAAGAGCCTCGACTTCCTCGGCTTCAAGACACTGCGCGATCTGCTGGGCTCGCTTGGCAAATCAAACTTCGGCCGCCACGACACGCGTCACTGGGCCACCGGCATCGAAGCTCACGGCGCATCGCAGCGCTATGAATTTGGCGACACGCTCAACCTCGACACCACCACAACGCTCAAGTCCGCTATCTCCCGCGAAGGAATCGGCCTGCCGCTCAATTTGGAGTACGACGACCTGCATGTTCACCAGTGCGAATACCAGAGCTCCTGCGCCACCGTCGTCATGCTCGACTGCTCCCACTCCATGATCCTCTATGGCGAAGACCGCTTCACCCCCGCCAAAAAAGTTGCGATGGCGCTGTCGCATCTCATCCGCACGCAGTACCCTGGCGACTCGCTTTCGCTGGTTCTCTTCCACGACTCCGCCGAAGAACTGCCCGTCTCGCAACTAGCCCGCGTCAAGGTCGGTCCGTATTACACCAACACCCGCGAAGGCCTGCGCGTCGCGCAGCGCATTCTCGCCCGCCAGCGCAAGGACATGAAGCAGATCGTCATGATTACCGACGGCAAACCGTCGGCACTGACACTACCGGACGGCCGCATTTACAAGAACGCCTATGGCCTCGATCCGCTGGTCGTCAGTGAGACTCTGGAAGAAGTCGCGCGCTGCAAGCGCTCCAACATCATGATCAACACCTTCATGCTGGCTTCCGACCTCGGCCTCGTGCAGTTCGTCCACAAGGTTTCAGAGATGTGCCGCGGCAAGGCATACTTCACCACGCCCGACACATTGGGCGAATACCTGCTGATGGATTACATGAACCGCAAATCGAAGACGGTTCATTGA
- a CDS encoding neutral zinc metallopeptidase: MEWQDEGVSSDIEDRRGSSGGGFGFGGGMGIGGFILVLIISVITGRNFFAGGGGQTDVDPGPGAAQGAPSGPVAEAPGEDRDVHLISFVLNDTQNTWSKIFAAHGRQYRHAKLVLYRDVTYSGCGTAQATTGPFYCPEDEKVYIDLSFWQELKHFGGDTGDFAQAYVVAHELGHHVQKLLGIEQRMRRLSQQDEGEQNPLSVDLELQADCFAGVWGHSTEQRNIVHEDDIASALKAAAAVGDDHLQKMSGRAVSPETWTHGSSAQRTEWFKRGLQGGDVNSCPTFDGKLAP; encoded by the coding sequence ATGGAATGGCAGGACGAGGGCGTCAGCTCGGATATTGAAGATCGCCGCGGTTCGAGCGGCGGCGGATTTGGATTTGGCGGAGGGATGGGGATTGGTGGTTTCATCCTGGTCCTGATCATCAGCGTGATCACGGGACGGAATTTCTTCGCCGGGGGTGGAGGGCAGACAGATGTGGATCCCGGCCCAGGGGCGGCGCAGGGGGCGCCGAGCGGGCCGGTGGCTGAAGCTCCCGGGGAAGATCGCGATGTGCATCTCATCAGCTTCGTGCTGAATGACACGCAGAACACGTGGTCTAAGATCTTTGCCGCGCACGGACGGCAGTATCGCCACGCGAAGCTTGTGCTTTACCGCGATGTGACGTATTCGGGCTGCGGAACGGCACAAGCTACGACAGGACCTTTCTATTGCCCTGAGGACGAGAAAGTGTATATCGACCTGTCTTTCTGGCAGGAGCTGAAGCACTTTGGCGGCGATACAGGCGATTTCGCGCAGGCATATGTGGTTGCGCATGAGCTAGGACATCACGTGCAAAAGCTGCTGGGGATCGAACAGCGCATGCGCCGGTTGTCGCAGCAGGACGAGGGCGAGCAAAATCCTCTGTCGGTTGATTTGGAATTGCAGGCGGATTGCTTCGCCGGCGTGTGGGGACATAGCACCGAGCAGCGCAACATCGTTCATGAAGACGACATCGCCAGCGCGCTTAAGGCGGCTGCGGCGGTGGGAGACGATCATCTGCAGAAAATGAGCGGGCGTGCTGTGAGTCCAGAGACGTGGACGCATGGATCAAGCGCGCAGAGGACCGAGTGGTTCAAGCGTGGGCTTCAAGGCGGCGACGTGAACAGCTGCCCGACGTTCGATGGAAAGCTGGCACCGTGA
- a CDS encoding CRTAC1 family protein codes for MKKFFPTSGWSRRKLLQTAPALCATTLLPRDLFAAQANHPADTAKPFSTFTDIAASAGLTAKMYYGVPEAVTYIIEEMGGGCAFFDYDNDGWMDIFILGGRTLEAVPPDASNRLYKNNRNGTFKDVTKEAGLWDAGWAVGVCVGDYNNDGFEDLFLTYYGQNKLYRNNGNGTFTDVTEKAHLTHDTIRFGAGCTFIDYNRDGFLDLFVSNYVDIDMANALKPSLSVPNCNYEGVPVACGPKGLKAPQHFLYKNNGDGTFTDVSKESGIAAIKSSYGLTAVSFDIDEDGWPDLFVACDTTQSLLLLNNHDGTFREEGLMRGVAISPDGQEMAGMGIGVGDYDLDGHLDIVKTHFQLQAAGLYRNDGKGNFDDVAHEAGLAGERTYVSWGTGLVDLDNDGFPDIFWVTGNVYAEVERINPKFPYKGPRLLFRNRGNGTFARLGDEAGPGIGAHHVSRGCAFGDFDNDGDLDIVIMNQHEPPSLLRNDAPKENNWIKVRLEGTKSNRSAIGARVLVHYAGKVQAQSVMSQASYMSSNDPRLHFGLGKAVSADIEVIWPTGVTEKYPGQAANRLISILEGHGIVAGRPFQTL; via the coding sequence ATGAAGAAGTTCTTCCCCACTTCCGGCTGGAGCCGGCGGAAACTGCTGCAAACTGCTCCTGCACTTTGCGCCACGACACTTCTTCCCCGCGATCTTTTCGCCGCACAAGCAAATCACCCAGCGGATACAGCCAAGCCGTTTTCGACGTTCACGGATATCGCTGCGTCCGCAGGTCTCACTGCCAAGATGTACTACGGAGTTCCCGAAGCCGTTACGTACATCATTGAAGAGATGGGTGGAGGTTGTGCTTTCTTTGACTATGACAACGATGGCTGGATGGATATCTTCATCCTCGGCGGACGGACCCTAGAAGCAGTTCCGCCGGATGCGTCGAACCGGCTTTACAAGAACAATCGAAACGGCACTTTCAAGGATGTAACCAAAGAAGCAGGTCTGTGGGATGCCGGCTGGGCCGTGGGCGTTTGTGTTGGCGACTACAACAACGACGGCTTCGAAGATCTATTCCTCACCTACTACGGCCAGAACAAGCTGTATCGCAACAACGGCAACGGCACCTTCACCGACGTCACTGAGAAGGCTCACCTCACGCACGATACGATACGATTTGGCGCAGGCTGTACTTTCATTGACTACAACCGTGATGGCTTCCTCGATCTGTTTGTCTCAAACTATGTCGACATCGACATGGCGAACGCGCTCAAGCCATCCCTCAGCGTTCCCAATTGCAACTACGAAGGCGTGCCTGTCGCGTGCGGCCCAAAGGGGCTGAAGGCGCCGCAGCACTTCCTTTACAAGAACAACGGCGATGGTACCTTCACCGATGTTTCAAAAGAGTCCGGCATTGCGGCGATCAAGAGTTCCTATGGCTTAACTGCCGTCTCTTTTGACATCGACGAGGATGGATGGCCCGACCTCTTTGTAGCCTGCGACACGACTCAGAGCCTCTTGCTCTTGAATAACCACGACGGCACTTTCCGCGAGGAAGGACTGATGCGCGGCGTGGCCATCAGCCCGGACGGTCAAGAGATGGCGGGTATGGGTATTGGAGTAGGCGACTACGACCTGGACGGGCACCTCGACATCGTTAAAACTCACTTCCAACTACAAGCGGCCGGACTCTACCGAAACGATGGCAAAGGCAACTTCGATGACGTAGCGCACGAGGCCGGTTTAGCCGGGGAGCGTACGTACGTGAGCTGGGGCACGGGCCTGGTCGATCTCGACAATGATGGATTTCCTGATATCTTCTGGGTCACCGGAAACGTTTATGCAGAGGTGGAACGAATCAATCCCAAATTCCCGTACAAGGGTCCCCGCCTGCTCTTCAGAAATCGAGGGAATGGCACATTTGCTCGATTAGGGGACGAAGCCGGACCCGGGATCGGTGCTCATCACGTGAGTCGGGGGTGCGCTTTCGGTGATTTTGACAATGATGGCGATCTGGATATCGTCATCATGAATCAGCATGAGCCCCCTTCCCTACTCCGCAACGACGCTCCCAAAGAGAACAACTGGATCAAGGTCCGCCTGGAAGGCACCAAAAGCAACCGAAGCGCCATAGGGGCTCGAGTCCTTGTCCACTACGCTGGAAAGGTTCAGGCCCAATCGGTCATGAGCCAGGCGAGCTACATGTCTTCGAATGACCCTCGCCTGCATTTCGGCTTGGGAAAAGCGGTTTCGGCCGACATTGAGGTGATCTGGCCGACTGGAGTCACGGAGAAATACCCCGGACAGGCGGCAAACCGCCTGATTTCGATCCTGGAGGGGCATGGAATCGTGGCAGGGAGGCCTTTCCAGACCCTCTGA